Within Sphingomonas morindae, the genomic segment GCCGATCGGGACGCCCAGGCTCAGGTTCGTGCCCAGGCTGTCGGCCGACACCAAGGCGAGATTGATCGGCCGCTGATCGAGCGCGACCAGGCGTCCGGCGGCATCGCGCTGGAAGCGATCGGCGAAGGCGCGTTCCAGCTCCGCCGTGACGGCCGGGAGCGGGCCGATGCTGTCGATCTCTTCGGACTGTTGCAGGCTGATCCCGGCAAGCGCCGCGGACCGACCGAACGGCCCGGCCGAAAGCGACAGGGCGCGGCGCTCGAACCGCGGCGCGCGCAAGCCCGGCGTACCGCCCAGGATCGGGACCACCAGCGCCGATTGGCCGGTCGTCAGATCGAGCACGGTGATCGGCGTGCCCCGATAGACCGGGGCGAAACGCTCGGTCACGGGCACGCTGTCCGTCGCGCGGGCCCAATCGGCGGTCCAGCTCAGCCGGTCGAGCGGCGCCCAGCTCAGGCCCGCGTTGAGCCCCTGGCCCCGGCCCGCATCGCTCTGCCGCAGCGTGCCGCCGAGGCTCGCGGTCAGGGTGCCGAACAGGCGGGCGAGGCCGGGGCGTCGCCCGGTGGGGGGGGTGCGCCAGATCGGAAGCGAGACGGTGCCGCTCTGCTCCGCATCGCGCGCCGTGAGCGGCCGCTCGGCCGCGCCGGCATCGATGCGGGTGCGGCTGCGCGAAAGCGACGTCTGGGCGGAAAGGCTGACGCTCGCGGCGCCGGCGGGAAGCGTGAACAGCGTGCGATTGGCCGAGAGCGCGGCGGTGAGCGATTGCCGCGTCGATCGCGTGCTGCCCAAATCCGAAAGACGGCTCCCGCCGGCTTCGCCGCTCAGCGTGCTTTGGATCGACCAACCCGCCCAGTCCCCAGTCAGCCCCGCCGTGACCGACAGGCTCTGCGTGGCCGTGCGGCTCTGCACCCGCCGGTCGCCGCTCAGCAGGGTCGCGCCGCTCCATTGGAGCTGGGTGACGAGATGGAGGCTCGACGACCAGCGGCCGAGCGCCCGGGTCAGCGCCAGATTGCCGCCCAGCGTGCGCGAGGAGGGCCGCAGCGTCACCGCGTCGGTGCCGGGATGCGCGCGGCGATAGACCGGCCGCGCCGCTGCGCGCAGCGCCGAGGCGCGCGACGCCTGCACCCCGAATTGGGTGACATCGATGCCGGCGATGCTGCCTTGCCGGATGTCGAGGCCGAGATCGCTCGCCCCGCCGGCGCTGGGCGCCTTGGCCTCGGCTTCGCCGTCGCGGCTCGCATAGCGGGGTTGCAGCACGATGTTGACGACCCGACGCCTCGGATCGCCGCCATAGCGCGCCCCCGCCGCGCGCGGCAGCACCTCCACCCGCTCGAGCGCATCGGGCGGGAAATTGGAAAAGATCCCGGGATCGGCGACGCGCCGGCCATTGACGATGACCAGCGGATCCTCGCCCAGCGCGCGCAGCTGCGCCGTGCGGCGGAGCACCTCGCCAATATCATAGGCGTGCAGCGTCTCGATGGCCCTGCCGCCGAGTTCGGATTCGGGTGGGAGGGCGGCGGCGCCGCGACGCGCGGTCACCACGATCGCGTCGGGTGCGGCCCCGGCGTCGGGCGCGGTCGGCGCCGCCGGTGCGCGATCGGACGCCGGGGCCAGGGCCTGGGCGGCTTGGCCGGAGTCCGCGACCATCACGAGCGCACAGAGCAGGCCCTGCATGTCGAACGCCATCCCCCTGGCGACCGGCCGGCGACCGATCCCGACCTGATGCACGAAGAAGGGACGGCGCGGCCAAGGCACGCGCGCCGCCCGGATCGGCTCGGCCGCCGATCGCTACCGGATCCGGATCGCCGGCGAGATGGTCAGGCTGCCGCTCAGGTGGCAGGCTTTGCCTTGTGAAAACTTGTCATCGATTTTGAGCGTGGCGGTGCCCGGCCCCAGCGTGGAGGTGGCGTTGTTCCACGGCAGCACGGCATCGCCCGGACCGCACCGGCCGCGATGCGTGTCGATCGTCACATTCTTGAGCGTCGCCTTTTTCGGCGTATCCGCCTGTAGCCGTAGCGGAATAGCCATATCGGCGTCGCATGCCAGCGGACCGCCATTGATGTTGACGCTGTGACGATGCGTGAAGCTGATGCCGTGTCTATGCGTGACGCCGATCATCCAGACCCGACACTTGGTGGTGAACTGGCCGTCCAGATCCTTGGTCAGCGTGCCGGACACTGTCACCGCGACGCTGGCCGGTGTCACCGTCGCGGCGAGTGTGGCTGCGGGAAGGAAAAAGAGGCCGATGCAGCCGGCGTACATCTCTTTGCTGTATTTCATCGCTCTCGTCCTTTCGCGCGGTTCGATGACAGGGCCGAGCGCTTTTCCGGCTTTCGTGAAATGCCGTGCGCCGTTTTGGCCAGAAGAAGGGGCGGCGCGGCCCAAGTGACCGCGCCGCCCAGTTGATGCCGGTCAGGCGATGCTTATTTGATTTGGATCGCGGGCGAGACGGTCAGGCTGCCGCTCGCATGGCAATCCTTGCCCGCAAACTGACCGCCATTGCCTTTGAGCACGGCGGTGCCGGGACCCGCCGTGGAGGTGGCGTTGTTCCAGGGCAGCACGACATTGCTCGGGCCGCAACGGCCGAGACGGGTGTCGACCGTCATGTTGATGATGGTCACTTGGTTCGAAGAATCCGCCTGGAGACGCAGCGGAAGCACGAGTCCGGAATTGCAGTCCAGCGGGCCGCCGCTGACCTTGGTGCCGGTGTAGCGGTCGAAGGTGATGCCGAGTCGATCGGTGGTGCCGTACAGCGTGACCCGGCACACGGTGGTGAACTGCCCAGCGACATCCTGGGTCAGCGTGCCGGTCATTGTGACCGCCCGGCCGGCCGGCGAGATGGTGGCGGCGGTCGCGCCGGTCTGGAGCGCAAGCAGGCCGATCATGGCGGCGCAGGTCTTGGTAAAGTGTCCCATCGTCAATTCCTCTTGCGTAAGTGGATTGAGATCGAAACGCACGCTACCTACAGTCTCCTGGCGCGGAGCTTCTCTTGTGAAAGTTGATCCTCCCCTAGCTGGTGAAGTGGCTCATCTGAACGCGATCCTGGCGCTGAAGCCGATGATGCGCGGATCAAGCGTAAAGATATTGGTGAAGGTGCCGACTTCCTGCGGCCCTGTATAGGCGTCGGTTATCGGCGTGCCGTCGAACAGATTCTTGACATAGACCTGATAGGTCATGCGCGAATCCGATCGAGTGAGCGTCACCGCCACATTGGCATTGTCCCATGCACGAAGATGGTCATAGGCCGTATTGTAGATCCGGGCATAACTGCTCGATTGGCGATAATAGTCGCCGCGCAACGACAGCTGCCACTTGCCCAGGTCGAAATTATATTCGGCCCCGATATTGAAGGTCAGATGCGGCGCGTTGGGCAGCTGGTGCCCGCTTAAGTCTACGGGGAATCCATAGCCATTATTGGGTGCACCGTAATTGTTCGGGTTATCCGCAAAGTAGTCCGCTGGCTTTGAAGGATCATAGGGCCCAAGAGGGTTGTATGTAAATCCGTATTCATCCTTATTGAATACATTGTGATTTGGTCGTGGATGATTTGGGTTTACGCTAATATGCGCCGATTCGCACATGAACTCTAATCCGCCATCGGACGCCTCGTAGCCAGCCACAACTGGATTATGGTCCTTCAGATATTTTCCGATAAGCGTCTTGGGCGCGATGCAGGGATTCGGAGCGCTTGCCCACGGATTGACGGCGATCCAGTCGTCATGACCCTGGGTCCGGTTCAGTATGTCGAAGGAGCGCTGCCCCTTGCCGATCCGGGTTCCCAGATAGCCCAGTGTCGCGCCAATCCTGAAATGGCGCGAAGGCGTCCACGCCGCCTCAACTTCCGCGCCATAGGTGATGGCATGGACGTTCTCGGTATTAATCGCCCGATTGATCAGCTGCGAGATCTGGTAGTTTTTATAATCATTGAAAAAGGCCGAGACGTTCAACGTCGCCCTTCCCTGGGCCAGCGAGTTCTTCATCCCGATCTCGAAGCTATTCACATCTTCCGGCCGGAAGTTTGTAGGAAGCTTGGTATAGGCCGCGCATTCGAGGGCGGGTGGAATGGGGTAGCCGTCCGGGCCGCAGGTGCCCTCGCGCCCGCGCGGATTGTCGCCGCCCGCCTTATAGCCGCGCGCATAGGAGGCGTAGATCGCCGTCTCGTCGGTGAAGCCAAGGCGCGGCTTCCAATCCAGCGCCAACCGGCCGGTGACGCGCCCCCAGCGCATGATCTCGTCCGGATCGGCGGGATGACCGCGATCCACGGTGCTGGGCGACGACATGAAGGGGTTGGTCGACGCCAGCAGCTGATTCGCATAGGGCGTGATCCTCTTATGATCATTGCTGTAGCGCAGCCCGGCGGTGATCTTGAGATTGGTGATGGGCTTCCAGTAAAGCTCGCCAAATCCCGCCCAGGATGTCGTCGTGAGCGGCTGGATTCCGCGATAATAATTATGCCCCTCGCCACTGATCTTGTCGAGCGGAAGTGGATCTATATAGGGGCAGCCGACTCCCTTCTTGTCGCAGAAACTGGCGGAGGTTACTGCCGCGGCGGTGAAAGGGTTGCTGAAAACATAATATTCCTCTGTGGTTTTGTAGGATAGGAAATTGGCGCCGACGTGGAAGTTGATCGGGCCACCGAAGGAGGAGTGCAGCCTTACTTCCTGCGACCATTGCTGGCTGCGCGCTTCCGACCGGTCGACCGCGACCGGCCTGGTCAGTTCGCCAAGCTGCGGATCCTTGAACGTGCCCAGCCCGTCGCGTGAGCCGAGCCAGGGGCGCCACCCTTCGTGAACGGTCTCAGCGTCGGGCGGGTCACCTTCCTTGGGACGATAGGCCTCCGGTGGCGTAAAATAAGGGGAAGCTTGATACCGGAAATAGTCTTGGGAGGCGTTGTAATAATCCTTCGTGAAGAGGGTTTGCGAGGTCAGATGCAGCCGGTCGGTGAGATCGACCTCTGCATTGATCTGGAACAGATCGTTACGCGCGCGATATCGGGGATCATAGACGGTGGCGATTTCGCGCAAGTTGCGCGATTGCTGGCCATTGGCTGTGGCGAACGG encodes:
- a CDS encoding TonB-dependent receptor plug domain-containing protein; translated protein: MQGLLCALVMVADSGQAAQALAPASDRAPAAPTAPDAGAAPDAIVVTARRGAAALPPESELGGRAIETLHAYDIGEVLRRTAQLRALGEDPLVIVNGRRVADPGIFSNFPPDALERVEVLPRAAGARYGGDPRRRVVNIVLQPRYASRDGEAEAKAPSAGGASDLGLDIRQGSIAGIDVTQFGVQASRASALRAAARPVYRRAHPGTDAVTLRPSSRTLGGNLALTRALGRWSSSLHLVTQLQWSGATLLSGDRRVQSRTATQSLSVTAGLTGDWAGWSIQSTLSGEAGGSRLSDLGSTRSTRQSLTAALSANRTLFTLPAGAASVSLSAQTSLSRSRTRIDAGAAERPLTARDAEQSGTVSLPIWRTPPTGRRPGLARLFGTLTASLGGTLRQSDAGRGQGLNAGLSWAPLDRLSWTADWARATDSVPVTERFAPVYRGTPITVLDLTTGQSALVVPILGGTPGLRAPRFERRALSLSAGPFGRSAALAGISLQQSEEIDSIGPLPAVTAELERAFADRFQRDAAGRLVALDQRPINLALVSADSLGTNLSLGVPIGKAMPDGSRGTLRLTVNNSLQLRSLMTVHPGLPQMDRLAGDGGGAARHQLELNLDGQLGRWGLNMAAHWRGGYRVRRENGRNSPGDLRIAALGTVDLRLNYRLERALRRKGEGGSARRAGNLLFDLEIANLFDARPAARLEDGAPAPGYGHDDQDPLGRTIRLSVKGRF
- a CDS encoding TonB-dependent receptor domain-containing protein, which codes for MITSITARRLLESTGLVLALAASAPVWGQVRSFNIPPQPAVDAIPAFARQAGIQIITASARLRGLTVQAVQGEQDVRGALRRMITPLGLEIASDAGSTIVLRPVAHQPAPAARPDTPRPTPAHPAAEPAERAADTDPPSRNANEIVVTAQKVSERLIDVPAAISSFSAKDLNDQKIEGGSELLRGIPNVSFSKDNFTGYNFTIRGVGTKAISVTADPAVAVNFNSSTLIRNRLFEQEYFDVTRVEVLRGPQGTLYGRNATAGVVNMIPHAPELGRWTTTLQGETGNYASKRVSGHINIPSGDNFALRLAGAWTKRNGYDFNTVTQRRVNGRDLYSTRLSARWEPDARLRFSAYWEHFDENDDRARTGKQLCTRGETPRTIDYIDENGAAATSPVAGPGGMASLTPGCQEKTLYSDASYGVPNGLGFPIVIPLILALPGSGEGGPFGDYWTDFSLDPFATANGQQSRNLREIATVYDPRYRARNDLFQINAEVDLTDRLHLTSQTLFTKDYYNASQDYFRYQASPYFTPPEAYRPKEGDPPDAETVHEGWRPWLGSRDGLGTFKDPQLGELTRPVAVDRSEARSQQWSQEVRLHSSFGGPINFHVGANFLSYKTTEEYYVFSNPFTAAAVTSASFCDKKGVGCPYIDPLPLDKISGEGHNYYRGIQPLTTTSWAGFGELYWKPITNLKITAGLRYSNDHKRITPYANQLLASTNPFMSSPSTVDRGHPADPDEIMRWGRVTGRLALDWKPRLGFTDETAIYASYARGYKAGGDNPRGREGTCGPDGYPIPPALECAAYTKLPTNFRPEDVNSFEIGMKNSLAQGRATLNVSAFFNDYKNYQISQLINRAINTENVHAITYGAEVEAAWTPSRHFRIGATLGYLGTRIGKGQRSFDILNRTQGHDDWIAVNPWASAPNPCIAPKTLIGKYLKDHNPVVAGYEASDGGLEFMCESAHISVNPNHPRPNHNVFNKDEYGFTYNPLGPYDPSKPADYFADNPNNYGAPNNGYGFPVDLSGHQLPNAPHLTFNIGAEYNFDLGKWQLSLRGDYYRQSSSYARIYNTAYDHLRAWDNANVAVTLTRSDSRMTYQVYVKNLFDGTPITDAYTGPQEVGTFTNIFTLDPRIIGFSARIAFR